In Nocardioides sp., the following proteins share a genomic window:
- a CDS encoding MoxR family ATPase: MTDSGTDWFSSPDDAATRLHHVGYLPDTATATTAFLAGALGKPLLIEGPAGVGKTELAKAVTRATGADLVRLQCYEGLDEARALYEWNYKKQLLRIQASGDDTAWADTHGEIFAEEFLLTRPLLTAIRREQPTVLLIDEVDKTDVEVEGLLLEVLSDFQVTIPELGTITATRRPYVVLTSNATRELSEALKRRCLYLHLYYPDAEREREIVVGQVPGLDDALAAQLVTTVSRLRDLELKKAPSIAESVDWARTLLALQIGNLDEAAVAQTLGVVLKHASDQERAIRELKLRS; encoded by the coding sequence CAGGGACCGACTGGTTCTCCTCGCCCGACGACGCCGCGACTCGCCTGCACCACGTCGGCTATCTGCCCGACACGGCCACGGCTACGACCGCGTTCCTCGCCGGTGCGCTGGGCAAGCCGCTGCTCATCGAAGGCCCCGCGGGCGTCGGCAAGACCGAGCTGGCCAAGGCGGTCACCCGCGCGACGGGTGCGGATCTCGTACGCCTGCAGTGCTATGAGGGCCTCGACGAGGCGCGGGCTCTGTATGAGTGGAACTACAAGAAGCAACTCCTGCGCATCCAGGCCAGCGGTGACGACACCGCGTGGGCCGACACTCACGGCGAGATCTTCGCCGAGGAGTTCCTGCTCACCCGACCGCTGCTTACCGCAATTCGCCGCGAGCAGCCCACCGTGCTGCTCATCGACGAGGTCGACAAGACCGATGTCGAGGTCGAGGGACTGCTGCTCGAAGTCCTCAGCGACTTCCAGGTCACCATCCCCGAGCTCGGCACGATCACCGCCACGCGCAGGCCGTACGTCGTGCTCACCTCCAATGCGACTCGCGAACTCTCCGAAGCACTCAAGCGCCGCTGCCTCTATCTGCACCTCTACTACCCCGACGCCGAGCGTGAACGCGAGATCGTCGTCGGCCAGGTGCCTGGCCTCGACGACGCGCTGGCCGCTCAGTTGGTGACCACGGTCAGCAGACTGCGCGACCTCGAACTCAAGAAGGCGCCGAGCATCGCCGAGTCCGTCGATTGGGCGCGTACGCTCCTCGCCCTCCAGATCGGCAACCTCGACGAAGCCGCCGTGGCACAGACGCTCGGGGTCGTCCTCAAGCACGCGTCCGATCAGGAGCGGGCCATCCGCGAACTCAAACTGCGCTCATGA